gctggggcccttggtttcaggctggtcctgactgcaTACAAATCCTTCcttctttgaggcctagttcagacacgtggcgcctttttatgtccggttggtcgggggagggcgcctagtgatcacaatatgatttgagttgtttactgttttatttacaagcttcaaatagcatcctgagaggacttgagggtccgtggttgcttaggggcatgggggattggttgaGTCCTCATTCGCTTTTCAAGCTAGTTGGCccggactccgttgagatccgcggcgacatgctcagtcgtttcagATTTTtctgggaactagagtgttccttcccattgtgggttggaggctttaggtccttcataccgccgttcttactgttttgcctttcatggtctctttggaagtgtcattttaggacttgttccttttagaggttctcttcctttgggtctaGACTTTCTTGACTTCGTCCATTTTTTCTGGTGTCTTTGgatgcttaattaggaagtgaaggccgtgaggctctgtcttccttctggagttagtcatctccatatcaggggtgataggaggtgttgtctctttttccaagttttttgcttaggggatgtttttctgcctgagtttgggatgctttgcgttcttctcccttgggtgtggtcctctggaacgttaatctgaaaggattatggagactagcctttctttctactctctttcgggtgactctgttctcgttctcatttcccttagtgttgcccttggggcctttgggctctagagaaattacTTGACTGGTCGTGGCCTAGCACCTTGTTTGGGGGGTGTTGACATCTGGCTAAGGgtattctcttccctttgggctgggaattacgagtgtgtcctgtacccgttctccgggtttcctgGTTTTCATCCCCTTcgagtctgattgcttcagacggggtatcttgtgttccctgggggtgttgttcgttctaggacgattcggAGTcccgggttcttgtcttggatccttcttggatgtatggagacttatgatcctgtggactggttcggcgtgacccagttttttcagtgaccctatgttgcgacataggggctagctcattgggcttgccagcaggaaggccagagttcgcATCCACCttttgggtactggttataaactttaagccctgacttgtccttcggacggaatgtgctcctcttcatggggagttttttttctctgttgggtcaacagtggtgtctggatgattttttcattcagTCCGTGTTTGGTCATACTATggtttcatgtcttgtggacatgtacactgttcttatctgtgcccttcccttttgaggggatagtttgtcttccttatgagctagggtttcctctctctggacggtctttgtcctgccctgtgtgtaggaggttggatcaggtggcttatttctgtaaggggcagcatctgctgctttatGGGGTCTGTtgcacctgttggaatttgatctctctatgtagagactgtcAAAGatagctgtgacaggtcttcctacagatctattgcacttttctctgttccaggtcctggggggttctccttgggagagCCTTatattggaggagcggattgggttggcacctgagctctgttggggtgggtgagtgccccctttttctttccattccctgggggcttgtgattggggtctttctgtcccttctgtctatcagacatgtctgtcgcttgggcttgtccggtgttggagcaggatctgagatctgttgctctgctaaattcgtcaGCGCATtcaaggtacggtaagcctcttgaagtttctcctttctccatgttcaaggtttgtgggaaggactggtggctcttagcctgcgacgttatccgctggttagtggatacttagcaatatgaaggatcctatcttcagatgctttctgcttgccctgcacgtatttaagtttcagagtcatttgtaCATGATTGCAGCGTACAATGTTTTTGCtttaggtgttgttcgtcagacctatctgagcttgctgcacgaggtttcgtttctgaatattttggtattctgatctacctttttgcaacttggggaccttcgtcttcagttgcttttagagtgcagttgcactgttaggggaagatcctctctgtttcagactcccaacCTTATCCCGtgttttctgtatttctggggtctgggcgttgcctccccttgtttctatgagactgatgggtctctgttggtctggagttccttatgctagctggacagctagctcagcatactaatgcactgtggctactctgcactgtagcaaaccgagggtttgcaagttcgatccccggtgaggtatactcagccttcctcctttcgaggttgataagatgagcagcgccttgagtcccttaagggggaatTAGCCTTCctttacaagaacattcatgttttctctgtatcttttcttctttgtggaagaatactaGAACTTgtgccctttctttagtaaggggtgtgtagtttggagaccgactgctgggcgacaatgtctcctggaggctgttgactcagtccagtctctagttcctgcggtctctagcaaggcttgtggactatctgcagtCAGGGTCCTGGgtcttttccttttatttttcaaaGTAGTCCTCGGCTTCGGTCGAAGCgggatgttgttgggtaggggttttcaggcctggtgccctcagaatgggccgcatcttgtaccctcccgttttttgcatttagtgtcctctatagcttgtgtattgttttcccaaaagtaataaatacagctgtggactctttccatttatgaagaaaaacataaattatgcttacctgatcattttcttttcttcagatggaaatagtccacagctccccacgcatattttttctgtggggcgtctgttatttttgttcttctggcacctatacaccctgatgtttcttccactgttccttattcctcggcagaatgactgggggatgagggaagtgggaggagtatttaagcctttggctggggtgtctttgcctcctcctggtggccaggttctgaattcccaaaagtaatgaatgcagctgtggactctttccatctgaagaaaagaacattatcaggtaagcataatttaagtttttcccaAGGTTAAAAGTCTGTTCTCCTTATCTTATTGCCTCTGCTGAGTCCAGTTAGGGGTCATTATAATAACCTTTTAGGACATGACATATGCTAgaataaaaattatttgattttgttttgttaaaaaaaagtaccttatatatatatatatatatatatatatatatatatatatatatatatatatctatatatatatatatatatatatatatatatatatataatatatatatatatatatatatataatatatatatatatatatatatataaaatcatttttcatattaaatttaattttttttaaaatgtaaaaagatgtataatatttaaaatattacttTCCCCTTACTATCTTGAGTTATCTGTTTTAAGCCTGTATCTGTTCCTGAATTCTTTGTTTTTGCTTATTGAAATGATTCACCCTATTGCTTGGTTATTCTAAAAGCAATTTTTGCGAAGCCAGGCCATGGTTTCTAGATTCTAAAACTTAGGCCGCCTTTGCTTGTTCCTAAGTGGTTTATATAAAGTAAGAGCACATTCAACTTTATGCACCTaaacttacaaatatatataaccGTTCTAgttactatttttatttatatctgtgCATGCTATCTCTTCTCCAATACAGATCAAGAAGAGGCAGCAGGATGTGATCCAGTTTCTAGAAGCAAACAGAATTGAGTTTGAAGAAGTGGATATTACCATGGGAGACGAGCAGAGGCAATGGATGTATAAAAACATACCCAAGAACAAGCAGCCTGAAAATGGCAACCCTCTACCGCCACAAATATTTAATGATGATATATACTGCGGGGTAAGTCTGCTGATATTATTTAAACCACTCAGCGTGTCTGTTTGCTCAGAGATCATAGGCATTCAGAAGATGTCAAtctcacaataaataaaaaaataaataaaaaaaaaacattctggttTAGCCAGTTAGCCCAATTTATATTGTTGATACGTAAGTAATGACTTGCTAACATAGAGCTCCTTAAcacaaaaaagttaaagggatagaaaagtcaaaattgaaatgtgcatgggtgcatttcaaattggaatggaagcatttttgcaatattcttccattagcaaatatgcttctagtattattatcagttatttgtagagcgccaactgatTCCGCAGAGCTAACaaaagttattacagtttttcagtggcatatgcacatatgctgtgagggcccgtgcaccagtatttatatTTAGAGAGTTGGCAatagtgtgtattgtgtctgtgaagacagtttgtatcatacaagccagtgctgactctctgagaaggtgtaatgtttaaatactggtgcaggcCTTCACAGTATATGTGCGTATTccactgaaaaatagtaataacttttggAAGTATATTGGCAAAATGCTTTTATTGAAAatggaaatgcacctatgcacatttcagcTTTCTACTATTTTTATCCTTTTAATGAAAAGATTTGGGCAAAATGTCTGTCACAATAATAAAGGACAATTGGTTTCAAATGTAAATGGACTTGAAGGTTGTCTGTCATAAGAAAATAGCTCTcttaattttcagagcttttctCTGCCATCTTGTGGTTTGTTAATATTGTATAGAATAAAGAATAATTGTAACGGTAATAGGGGTGACCTGTCCAGCTACGTGGTCCATCCCTGAGATCGTTGCTGAGACTGAGGTCAAACCAGTGGCTGtttcccccagctgggctggtctcagtaggGAGCATCACCTCCCAGGTAGGTAACAGTCCTTCTGCTTACACCACCTCCTGGACAATTTTCGATCCCTCTGCCAGCTCCCAACACTGTCTTTTCAAAGACACTTTAGATCTTCTCAGGCCAGTTATTGATGCCATCTTTACAAAGATGCATTTGGCTCTCAGGCTGCTCTTTATTTATAGGTCCTCAGACTCTGTTATCGGTCACTACAACCAGGGAACCAGGTGGCTAGAAAGCAGTTCCTTAGATTCTGCCACTGGAATCCCAGTCCAGACGCACAGTACTAAAGGAACTTCCAttgcttaaaatgtatttaaacctGGACTAGCCCCTAAGAACTTTACACTATGCTTGGCGTGACGCACTCAGCCTAAAACATAACCACACAGTAAGTATACAGGTAATAATACAATCATGAAATCTGACGAAAGGGGAGGGAAATCTGAGGAACCAGCTCCATTTTATCAAGTCATATCATGCTAAATATTTGCAATCATATTAGTGACTATGAGCAttcaaccaatagatggagctATGTCACACAGGATCCCTGTAGGtggttcaaccaatagatggcattGTGCCACACAAGGTCTGTGTACAggtcaaccaatagatggtgctttGCCACTCAAGGTCCCTACCAGTTTAAAGATCAATAACTAAAGTTAGCTAAAAGTGATGTTCTATAGTATTAGGTACAAACTTGGGAAACCCCATAGTTGATGTAAACAATGTATATTGACAGAAGTGCCTACTCACTATTACtgttatagtaatattatttttttatgtgccATAGAAAAATCATAACTCATATCACAACATTAGTTTCAGATTAATTTGTCACAACATAGTGCTGATTTTTAAACTTGTAAATCTTCAAATGTCCCAACTATTGGGAATGATAGCATGGCTTGCATTTAATTACCACCTCAGAGGTACCaagcaaaagaagcagtttctgctttttACATTTGTGGTTACAGGCTAGCTAATGAACCGCAAACTCTCAAAAGCGAACCGCAAACTCCCTATAACAGAGAGAGCTGCCTTTACTCCCTTTGGAGTGTATATGGACTTTATGACACATTGTTTTGGTGTTATTTTGTttatcatatttttgtatttttattgtttatcacaCATGGTgtattaggttgttgttttttttcaatatactcaggtataccccgctcatacagcgggttagggaccggagccccgctgtaaagtgaaaaccgccttaaagtgaaacaaggcagttttagctttcttttcagtgtttaaaatcttaaaaacatgtttgaactaacatatattaggggtgcaatagtgctacgtttagtttaacactagcacagcaagtattcaattagtattcaataaatactgtacctgtaaaatagtgacaattattgtAGTAAACTTTGCCAGACTATtatactgagacacagattgcactgcaatgcagttaacagagtgaactaagcataacaaaatggtgccagtcacttttcttgcaatctcacaatgatttacagcactgtttcataatccttggaggttgaacttcagctccacaaagccctgtattagcgaatcgctgtaaagtgaagcgctgtaaagtgaggtatacctgtatctgtGAATAGCGCCTCCTAGAGGAAACTTGTGTAGGCACATGTTTTCTCTCACTTTATAAACTCTCAAAAGCTTTGAATGCAACTTAATAAATCTTCCTTTAAAAAGATTAAACAAGACCTGTAAATAAATTGGTGGCTGAGTTGCTTGTCTTGTGCATCAAATCTTGTGAGTTTAAGTCCTTCAGATCCTTTAAGATGTGCTTGGATTTAACAAGAAATGTAAATCCATTTTAACTTGGTAGGTAAATAACTTGTCTTGTGCGTGAAAGGTTCCACAGATGATCCTTTAAGGATGTGCTTGAAAAAGAAGGAAGGGTTGTATGTTAAAAAACCCTTCAGCAGAAGATGTATAGAATTTGGAGCAGGATATAACTGAAGTTTACATTCCAAAGAGCATGTTTTTAGAAAAGAATAGATATGTCAAATAGGCTTCCATCTTTGACAGCAATATAGAGGAGAGGTTTAAGAATGCTTAGTGTATATAGAACACCTGCACATGCgacagtttttataaaaaaaaaacattgtctcTTTCCAGCAATCATAGGACTAGAATTCAATCGGTCGCAAATGTTCTTGTGCTGCTTTGCTTATGACAAATGTCATCTCTAATTAGTTACTGAAGTGTATGGCAGCTTTACAACGAAACACTTTGGGTAAGACAAATGTTTCAATTCAATGCCAGTAGATTAAACTTGCGTTTCATTTAAAATGCCCAAAATTTTACATTTGAGCATGCACATGATCCCCTTGCATTTCCCTTCACGGAGCATGGCTTTAACAGATGTCTTTACCAAAAGTTATTGTTTTTGTAAAAGCCAATACTGCTTGATCATTTTTACTGTACATGGGGTAATATGGAGTATACTGATAGCTGTTATGTGTAATGCATTTGTAATGATGCTGTACATGGGGTTATATGGAGTATACTGCTAGACAGCTATTGTGTAATACATTTGTAATGATGCTGTCCATGGGGTTATATGGAGTATACTGCTAGACAGCTGTTGTGTAATGCATTTGTAATGATGCTGTCCATGGGGTTATATGGAGTATACTGCTAGACAGCTGTTGTGTAATGCATTTGTAATGATTCTGTACATGGGGTTATATGGAGTATACTGCTAGACAGctgttgtgtaatgtatttgtaatgATGCTGTACATGGGGTTATATGGACTATACTGCTAGACAGCTGTTGTGTAATGCATTTGTAATGATGCTGTACATGAGGTTATATGGAGTATACTGCTAGACTGCTGCTATGTGTAATGCATTTGTAATGATGCTGTACATGGGGTTATATGGAGTATACTGATAGACTGCTGCTATGTGTAATGCATTTGTAATGATGCTATTGCATCACGATGCAGTTGTTAAATGATATATGTACTCCCCATAGAAACTGTGCTTACTAAAAGCTCCAGCGATCATTCTTACTAGAAACAGGTTTGCTaaaacaagtatattgcaaaaatgcttcttgctaAATTAATTTTTTACTGTTCTCTCcccttttaaaagaacaaaaactggGGTTTTGTTACATTTAACCATTTTATTGCAGTGCTTTTCTGTTTCGTCTGCCAGTATTGATTTTAGAGCATGACAGTGCACTGTACATTTTCCTGTTCAGATAATCTTGTGCTATTTAGCAAACGTAAGCCATCTGGACATTCCTTGTGTATTTAGAAATTATAAAACAAtcatatcaaaaaaataaatatatattaaaataaggaTTGAATGTTCCCAATGTTATTTGCTGTGGCCTACAAAGAAAAGGGAAAATATCTACCTAGACAATTTTCTGTAGATCTGTATTTTTCTCTTACTAATCTTTTTTCATTAATCTGTTTACCGCCAGGGTCAGCACTTAAAACTGTGAGAAGATTAAAAATAATTCTTGTTTCGTGAGGTGGATTTTTGTCCTTTCTACATCAGTTTtgttgtgattttttttgcatttttgtgaaGCTAATCTGTAGCTTTCCACATCTCTGGTTCTAGTGTCTACATTATTAGAAAATGTTTAAGTAAAAAGTTTCTTTTTAACTTTTCAGTTGGAGATGAGCATTAGATTGTTTGCTACACAAAATAGACTACGAAATATAGCTAAGCACAGAGCAGGTGTTttatcagaatctgctacctcaCAGTGCGGATGCTGCTGATTTACGTAATCACATTCcgcacattcctatttaacatatgtggagtgcgattacgctATACAGAGCATGCACAGTCAAAGGTAGCTGATTCTGACAAAGAAGCAAAATCTGATAGGACACAGGCttgataaaaaattaaattagaaaaacttttttttttttttttttaaatctcatggGAAATTTTGTCACAAATGTTCCATagtggtcacagggacttgtcttttgcctccactTATGGACCCATAATATACTCATATTCCATAACATCTGATATGTTCCAGTGCTGTTTTTTGGTTATCTG
This genomic stretch from Bombina bombina isolate aBomBom1 chromosome 4, aBomBom1.pri, whole genome shotgun sequence harbors:
- the SH3BGRL2 gene encoding SH3 domain-binding glutamic acid-rich-like protein 2, which codes for MLIRVFVASSSSSVAIKKRQQDVIQFLEANRIEFEEVDITMGDEQRQWMYKNIPKNKQPENGNPLPPQIFNDDIYCGDYDCFFDSKESNTVFSFLRLKPRPATKEAEP